A single region of the Syntrophorhabdaceae bacterium genome encodes:
- the pilO gene encoding type 4a pilus biogenesis protein PilO, with protein MKFKSIYIWYGIPIALIIIWVFAVYLPFSSQVKNRARSLESVKQERKQVEASIATISQQAKSDEKWKESLNEFKTQAPLIEKMPDFIREISRAARNRGVIIDNVVSIHSTIDTEQKSNIISPVFEFELKGGFLETGRFFEELSKRIAFRGVQKARISYNEKQYPLLTGKYIIEFKALKGKMFEGK; from the coding sequence ATGAAATTTAAGTCGATCTATATATGGTATGGTATACCAATTGCCCTCATTATCATCTGGGTATTCGCTGTGTATCTGCCATTTTCCTCTCAGGTCAAGAACCGGGCAAGATCCCTGGAATCCGTTAAGCAGGAGAGGAAGCAGGTAGAGGCATCGATAGCAACAATATCCCAACAGGCGAAATCTGATGAGAAATGGAAAGAATCCCTGAACGAGTTCAAGACGCAGGCGCCCCTGATCGAAAAGATGCCAGATTTCATCAGAGAGATATCAAGGGCTGCCCGGAACCGGGGGGTCATAATAGACAATGTGGTCAGCATCCACTCCACGATCGATACGGAACAAAAGTCTAATATCATCAGCCCTGTCTTTGAGTTTGAGTTAAAAGGCGGATTCCTTGAGACGGGAAGATTTTTCGAGGAACTTTCAAAAAGGATTGCCTTCAGGGGCGTTCAAAAGGCGCGGATCTCCTATAACGAGAAGCAATATCCTCTGCTGACCGGCAAATACATCATTGAGTTCAAGGCATTGAAGGGGAAGATGTTTGAAGGTAAGTAA
- a CDS encoding transposase: MARPLRIEYPGALYHVTSCGNARQKIFRSDTDRIYFLDLMGKTVTRYHWICHGYCLMDNHYHLIIETPEGNLSRGMKHLNGVYTQKYNWRYKKTGHIFQGRFKAIIVDKDNYLLQLCRYVLLNPVRAKIVGTPDAWKWSSYHATTGKEKPEEYLTTGWVLGQFSDQKKRAQRLFKDFVMKGIHDTTLWKNVRGQIFLGEKEFIEQCKKTLGKYDALQEVPRSQRFADRPSLEYLFTDTMKQRKQERNKAIYDACIKYGYTQKEVADFLGLHYATVSNLIRNREKR, from the coding sequence ATGGCCCGTCCGCTCCGCATCGAATACCCCGGCGCCCTCTACCACGTTACCTCCTGTGGCAATGCCCGGCAGAAGATATTCAGAAGTGATACGGACAGAATATATTTCCTTGACCTCATGGGGAAGACCGTCACGCGGTATCACTGGATATGCCATGGCTATTGCCTGATGGACAATCATTACCACCTGATCATTGAAACCCCTGAAGGCAACCTTTCCCGTGGCATGAAGCATCTCAACGGCGTCTACACCCAGAAGTATAACTGGCGATACAAGAAAACTGGCCATATTTTCCAGGGCAGATTCAAGGCGATCATCGTCGATAAGGACAACTACCTCCTCCAACTCTGCAGGTATGTGCTCCTCAACCCCGTACGGGCAAAAATAGTTGGAACCCCCGATGCTTGGAAATGGAGCAGTTATCATGCAACGACGGGAAAGGAAAAACCGGAGGAGTATCTCACGACAGGCTGGGTGCTCGGGCAGTTCAGTGATCAGAAAAAGCGCGCCCAAAGATTATTCAAAGATTTTGTTATGAAGGGTATTCATGATACTACGCTCTGGAAGAATGTAAGAGGGCAGATCTTTCTCGGAGAGAAAGAGTTTATTGAGCAATGCAAAAAGACTCTGGGAAAGTATGATGCGTTGCAGGAGGTGCCAAGATCCCAGCGATTTGCCGACAGGCCTTCCTTAGAATACCTCTTCACGGACACCATGAAACAACGGAAGCAGGAACGAAACAAAGCTATCTATGATGCCTGCATAAAGTATGGCTATACGCAGAAAGAGGTGGCTGACTTCCTTGGTCTTCACTATGCAACGGTGAGTAATCTGATCCGGAACCGTGAGAAAAGATGA
- the pilM gene encoding pilus assembly protein PilM, which yields MDILGIDIGTVSVKYVKAKEAMGKWSAVSSGDYPYKGSFDDLEMILADIKVKEGDDVEVAIGISSQEIIKKTFTIPILPKKEQKDVLNWSTTKILTTPLDDMIYEHLMLGEIDEKGVNKDEVLFVGAPKHYINSLLSVFENVGFHNVSIITDIAFAYVNAIGENGNSSTAIIDVGGRRTGLYIANAKRLMFAREILTASESFSDALMSGPGLSYDQAEQYKRERGFDEELAEIMRLPFERLEGEILRTLSVYNQRYPDKPVSKVFISGRGSKIPKFLERMKESLVEEVLSLENVPDIEAEYIPAYTLAVSKTGGFPNLLPERVLQKGREKSYKNLVVIGTIGVVVILFLLSFAMWGMLSNANLKLTLEKGNLEKIKEGVKKLSAPAQTAVNYNEILMVKNEIQKKDLTFVTLLKFLSSQLPRDVYLKSIEFGEDNPVSAAPSSTQLLPPPIPVGQGVPVPKVAPGSPAQATAKTSGNEYPLVLKGYIMGEADSLELTLFNLMLTLKKSGFVQDVELTNKEMKTLKGKQVMEFTITSRCVRYEI from the coding sequence GTGGATATCTTAGGGATCGACATAGGGACTGTCAGCGTAAAGTACGTAAAGGCCAAAGAGGCCATGGGTAAATGGTCTGCGGTCTCGTCAGGCGATTATCCCTATAAGGGCAGTTTTGATGACCTTGAGATGATACTCGCTGATATCAAGGTCAAAGAAGGGGACGATGTAGAAGTCGCCATAGGTATAAGCTCCCAGGAGATCATCAAGAAGACCTTCACCATCCCGATCCTTCCGAAAAAGGAACAAAAAGACGTCCTCAACTGGTCTACCACCAAGATCCTGACCACGCCCCTCGATGATATGATATATGAGCACCTGATGCTTGGGGAGATCGACGAGAAAGGGGTCAATAAAGATGAGGTCCTTTTTGTGGGGGCGCCCAAGCATTATATCAATAGCCTCCTCTCTGTCTTTGAGAACGTTGGTTTCCATAATGTCAGCATTATTACCGATATCGCATTCGCATACGTCAATGCCATAGGTGAGAACGGAAATAGTTCGACGGCAATTATCGATGTTGGCGGGCGGAGGACGGGCCTCTATATTGCGAATGCGAAAAGACTCATGTTCGCGCGGGAGATCCTCACAGCCTCCGAGAGCTTTTCCGACGCACTGATGAGCGGACCGGGACTTTCCTATGACCAGGCAGAGCAGTATAAGCGTGAGAGGGGTTTCGATGAGGAACTCGCAGAGATAATGCGCCTGCCTTTTGAAAGGCTTGAAGGCGAGATCCTCAGAACACTGAGCGTGTATAATCAGCGGTACCCTGATAAACCGGTTTCAAAGGTGTTTATATCGGGACGCGGATCGAAGATTCCGAAATTCCTCGAGAGGATGAAGGAATCGCTCGTTGAAGAGGTATTATCCCTTGAAAATGTGCCCGATATCGAGGCGGAGTATATACCGGCGTATACGCTGGCTGTGAGCAAAACAGGGGGGTTCCCTAACCTTTTGCCGGAGCGGGTACTGCAAAAGGGCCGGGAAAAATCATACAAAAATCTGGTTGTTATCGGGACGATTGGCGTTGTGGTAATACTTTTCCTTTTATCGTTCGCCATGTGGGGCATGTTGAGCAACGCCAACCTGAAACTCACCCTTGAAAAGGGTAATCTCGAAAAGATAAAGGAAGGGGTCAAAAAACTTTCCGCCCCTGCTCAGACCGCCGTGAACTACAATGAAATCCTGATGGTCAAAAACGAGATCCAGAAAAAGGACCTTACATTTGTCACCCTCTTGAAGTTCCTCTCTTCGCAATTACCACGGGATGTTTATCTCAAGTCAATTGAATTTGGCGAAGACAATCCGGTATCGGCAGCCCCGTCCTCAACCCAGCTTCTCCCGCCGCCAATCCCCGTAGGGCAGGGTGTCCCCGTCCCCAAAGTCGCCCCGGGATCGCCTGCGCAGGCAACGGCGAAGACATCAGGAAACGAGTACCCGCTGGTATTAAAGGGCTATATCATGGGAGAAGCGGACAGCCTCGAATTGACGTTGTTTAACCTCATGCTTACCTTAAAAAAATCAGGTTTTGTCCAGGATGTGGAGCTCACCAATAAAGAGATGAAAACACTGAAAGGCAAACAGGTCATGGAATTTACCATCACCTCGCGGTGCGTGAGATATGAAATTTAA